GATGGGGGGCTGTCCCAAAGCGTATGACTGCGTCTGGATGACAGCAGGGAGACCATATAAATGATTTGGAGGTAGAGTGAAAGTGAAACCGGACGACTGCAGCGGGTTCGAGCGGGCGTCAGACGCTCGTCGGCCGGACGTCATGCTGGCGTATCTGCAGGGAATTGTTTGTCAGCCGACACTATTCGCGAGGTCGAACCTGAATCGGTTTTTCCTGGAGATAGCGGGTGACACGCGCCTCGAACGACCCGCTCCCGGGCCACTCGACGGGTTCGGAGACGGCGAGTCGCTCCGGGTCGCCGACGTACAGCGCGATGTCCCGGTCAGGCCCGGGGACGTCTACGCGGACGTACAGGCCGCTCTCGACGCCCTCGTAGGCGTCGAGTGAGCGGATGTCGGCGGTTCGCAGTAGCTTGCCCTCCACCTCGCTGCCCGGTGCCGGACCGAGCGTCAGGTAGTTGCCCGAGACCACTTTGAGCCCTTCGAGCACCGCGTCGCCGAAGAACTCGTAGCTCGATACGACGTCTTCGACGGTCTTTCGCTCGGTCAGCGTTCCGTACACGAACACATCCATGGCCGGGGCTATGGCGGCGGATGGTTTGCCAGTTGTGGCTCGAAAATCGAGGGCGTCAGGCGATTATCGCTCGTCGAGCGGCGTGACCGTCAGGTCCTTCTCGCCGACGTAGCGAGAGCGCGGGCGGATGAGGCGGTTGTCCTCGTACTGTTCTAAGACGTGGGCAATCCAGCCACCGGCGCGGGACATCGCGAAGATGGGGGTGTAGATATCGATTGGGATGCCCATCTGGTAGTAGGTCGTCGCGGAGTAGAAGTCCACGTTGGGCGCGAGGCCCTTCTCGTCGCTCACGTACTCCTCGATGGCGACGGAGTAGTCGTACCACTTCATGTCCCCTGCGGCCTCGCCGAGGGATTCAGACTGCTCGCCGAGAATCTTCGCACGTGGATCTTTCACGTTGTAGACGCGGTGGCCGAATCCGGGGACGCGACGGCCGTTTTCGAGGGCGTCTTTGACCCACTGAGTCGGCTCCTTGCCGCTCTCGTCTACCTCTTTGAGCATCTTCATCACGTTCGCGTTGGCTCCGCCGTGGAGGCCGCCTGCGAGCGTGCCGATTGCGCTCGTGATGGCGCTGTGGAGGTCGGTAAGCGTGGAGGCCGTGACCATCGCGGAGAACGTAGAGGCGTTCAGGCCGTGGTCTGCGTGGAGCACGAGCGCCTGGTCGAACACGTCTTCTTTGACCTCGTCCGGTTCCTCGTCGTTCAGCATGTAGAGGAAGTTCGCCGCGTGCGAGAGGTCCTGGCGTGGTTCGACGGGGTCGTTACCGTTGCGGATGCGGTTGTACGCCGCGAGGATGGTCGGAATCTTCGCCGTGATGCGACGGGCCTTGCGGAGGTTGGCGTCGTAGTCGGTCGGGTCGACGTCGTCCTCGGCGTCTGGGTCGTACGCGGAGAGGGCGGAGACGAGCGTTCGAAGGGCCGCCATCGGCTGTTCGTCCTGTTCTGCGAGTTCGCGAATCTCGGCCATGAGGCCGTCCGCGATTTCGCGCTCGGTCGTCATCGCGTCGGCGAATTCGGCGAGTTCGTCCTCGGTCGGCAAATCGCCGTGCCAGAGGAGGTAGAGTACTTCTTCGTAGCTTGTATTTCGAGCGAGGTCCTCGATTGTATAGCCACGATAGACGAGTTTGCCGGCGTCGCCGTCGATAAACGAAAGTGACGACTCAGCGACAAGCACGCCTTCTAGCCCTTTCTTGAGCTCGTCAGACATACCGTGTCACTAGCTTACCTGCCGGGAAAAACATTATTGTTCGCCCGCATTCTGCCGACGGCTCCGGGCAACGTTTTTTGCCGGTGGCGGAGAACTGGCGAGTATGTCCGACGAGGTCGGCTACGAGCCGGTCAGCGTGAAGCAGGTTTTAGCGGAGATGAAAGACATCGCTGAACTGCTCATCGACCTCTCCTACTCGGCGGTGCTCCTCGGCAGTGACGAGGTCGCAGAGGAGGTCCTCGTCTTAGAAGAGCGTATGGACGTCCTCCAGATGCAAGCGCGCATGAGCCTGCTCATGGCCGCACGCAGCCCCGAGGACGCAGAGGCACTCGCCCCTGTCCTCGGCGTCGTCGGCGCGGCAGAGAAGATAAGCGACGCCGCAGGCGACATCGCGAAGGTCGTCTTAGAGGATATCGGTCTCCCTGACGCGATGCGCGCGGCGATTCCGGAAGCCGTCGAAACCCTCGTGCGCGTCACCATCACCGACGACTCGCTCCTCGACGGGATTTCGCTCGGTCGCGAGAACATCGAGACGGAGACGGGCGTCCGCATCATCGCCCTGCGCCGGAGCGGAACCTGGCTGCTCAACCCCGACCACGAGACGAAACTCGCCGCAGGCGACGTCATCCTCTTGCGCGGTCCCGAGGAAGGGGTCGCGCAGGTGTTCGAGCAGGCGAGCGGCCGCGCCTACGTCCCGCCGACGCCGCCGGAACCAGGCATCGAGGACTTAGAACGCGCCGTCGATTCCATCGTCCTGATGAAGAACATGGCCGAACTCGCCGTCGATTTGGCCTACGGTTCCGTGCTGTTCGACAGCGCCGAAGTCGCAGAGGAAGTCGTCGAACTCGAAGCCGAAGTCGACGCCCTCCAGTCGCGCTTCGAGGCGTGGGTGTTGCAGGCGGCCAGCAGGGTGGACGACCCCGTGCAGTTGCGTGGTCTCGTCCATCTCGCGCGGTCGACGGAAGTCATCAGCGACGCCGCCCTCGAAATCAGCGAGGGCGTCCTGCGCGGCCTCGGCACGCACCCCGTCGTCGAACAGGCGGTGCTCGAAAGCGACGAGGTCATCGTCCGCCTGAACGTCGCCGAGGGGAGCGACTTAGACGGCGTCACCCTCCGCGACAAGATGGTCAAGACGGAGACGGGAATGCGCGTCATCGCGGTCCACCGCCGCAACAAAACCCACGACGCCCGCGGCGTCCCCGACGAGTGGGTCGTCTCGCCGGGGCCGCTCACGGCACTCCACGGTGGGGACGTGCTCATCGCAAAAGGAACGCGAACGGGAGCGGAGCGCCTCGCACAACTGGCCGGTCAGGACTCCCTCGACAATCTGTAGGCCGACCGCAGCACGAGGATGACCGTCGCGAACGCGCCGAGCGACGTCGCGAGGACGAACCCGAGCGCGATGTAGAAAAACGGCGAGCGGAACGTCCCCGGCAGGATGACGAAGAAGACGAAGATGGCGACCGTAGCGAGCACGCCGAATGCGAAGCCACGACGGGCGTTTTGTGGCACATTCAGCGCATCGACCATATTCGCTCGCGGGGAGCGGGACCGTTCGTCTGTCACAGCCGGAAGTTGGGACGCGAGTGCAAAAACCACGTTGATTTTCCGCATACCGAACGGCTAAAGAGCGTGGGGCCGCCGTCTAGGGGTAATGACGACCCTCGGCACGGCAGTGGCCGAACCAGGCGAGATGGACGTCGGTCGGTTAGCCGTCGGCGAACTCCGCGACGGCAGTCCGCTTCGCCTCCCTGTCGCCGTGATAAACGGGGCCTCCGAGGGGAAGACACTCTATATCCAGGCGGCGAGCGACGGCGACGAACTCAACGGTGTCGGCGTGCTGAAGACGTTCGTCCCACAGCTCGACCCTGCTGAACTCACTGGAACGATTCTCCTCGTCGGCATCGTCAACTACCACGGCTTTCAGGTGGCACAGCACCGCAACCCAATCGACGACACGAAGATGAACCGGGCATACCCCGGCGACAAACGCGGCACCTCCTCTGAACGCATCGCCGCCGCAACGTTCGAGGTGGCCAGTCAGGCTGACTACGTCTTAGACCTCCACCAGGGCTCGACCAGTCGGATGATAAACGAGACGCGCGTCCGCTGTGGTCGCCGCCACCACCTCCACGACGAGTGTCTCGAACTCGCCCGCGTGTTCGGCTGTGGCCACGTTCTGGACCAGAAAGGCCCGAACGGCCAACTCGCCCGCGCCGCCCCGGACAAGGGCATCCCGACCATCGACCCCGAACTCGGCGGTGCGGTTGGCTGGGACGAACAGAGCATCGGCATCGGCGTCCGTGGCATCTACAACGTGCTGCGCTACTACGGCTTCTTAGACGGCGACGTGGACGTCGAACCCCAGACCCGCGCCCGCGGCTTCCGCCAGTTCGGCGCGCCCGCCGGCGGCGTCGTCACCTTCGAGAAGGAACTCGGCGAGTGGGTCGCCCCCGGCGACACGCTGTTCCGGGTGACCGACGTGTTCGGGACGGTAAAGGAAATCGTCGAATCGGACACCGACGGCATCTTCTGGCGAACCCGCCGCCTGCCACAGGTCGCAACCGGCGAGTACGTCTGCTCCGTGGGCGTCGACATCGACGAAATCTGATGCTCGCCTGTCCCGCCTGCGACCGAACCTACGAATCCGGCCCCGACGAGCCGTGGCGCTGTACGTGCGGCCACGCCCTCGAATTCGCCGAGCGACCGCTTCCCGACGGCCCTGCACCCGACCCCGTCGCGCTCGACACGCGACCCGGCCTCTGGACCTTCACGGACTTTCTGCCGATGGACTCGCTCGTGACCCTCGGTGAAGGCTGGACACCCCTCGTCGACGCGCCCGACTGGAACGCCCAGTTCAAACTGGAGTACGTCTTCCCGACGGGGAGTTTCAAAGACAGGGGCGCGACGACGACGCTCTCACAGGCCAAAGCACTCGGCGTCGAAACCGTCATCGAAGATTCGTCCGGGAACGCGGGGGCCGCCATCGCGACGTACGCCGCCCGCGCCGGCATCGACGCCGAAATCTACGTCCCCGCCTCGGTGAAACCCGCAAAGCGCCGAGCCATCGAGCGGGCGGGGGCAACCGTGATTCCCGTCGAGGGAAGCCGCGAAGCCGTCACCGACGCCTGCATCGAGGCCGTCGAGCGCGGCGAGGGCTGGTACGCCAGCCACGCGTGGAACCCCACCTTCTTCGCCGGGACGCAGACTGTCGCCTTCGAAATCGCCGCCCAACGCGACTGGGACGTGCCGGACGCCGTCGTCCTGCCACTCGGCCACGGGACGCTGTTTTTGGGCGCGTACCGCGGCTTCAAAGCCCTCCTCGACGCTGGCTGGACCGACGAAATGCCGCGATTGCTGGGTGCGCAGGCTGCTGGTTTCGCCCCGATTGCAGACGAATTGCACGGCGATTCGGGCGAGCAAAACGACGTGGCTGACGGCATCCAGATTCGCGAACCCGCACGCAAGGACCAAATTCTGGAGGCCATTCGGGAGACAGGTGGCGATGCGATTGCCGTCGGGGAAGCGGAGACGGCGCGAGAACTGGAGAACCTCCACCGTGCCGGCTTCTACGTCGAACCGACGTGCGCGGCCGCCCCTGCTGCGCTTTCGGTGTATCGGGAACGAGGGGAACTTGCCGACAGCGACGACGTGGTCGTCCCGCTCACGGGGAGCGGGCTGAAGATGAGATGACGGCCGGAATGGCCGTCGCTCGGTAGAATGAGGGTGTGTACCTGCTGGCGCGGCGTTCGGGCGTCGGGCGAACGCCACAGGCCAGGGGTCGCCGGAAGGGGAGCCGTCGACCCGCGGCGGCCGCGCCAGCAGTGGGTATGGCAGTCGGAGGCGCTGGATGACGCCTCCAGGGACCGCGAGGGGGACGCGGTCGGGTGGTGCAGCGCAGTGGGGGTGCGCAGTGGTGGTGGTTCACAGCCGCGCGGGGGACACGGCCGGGGCGATTCACCCGGTGGAAGCCACCGGGGAGCTCCAACCATGAGGGTTGGAGGAGGGTCTGAGTCGTTCCTCAGCGCGCGTCTTTCAGGTCGACGAACGAGCCTGCAGCGGCGGTGATCCACTGGGTCATCAGCTCGTCTTCGGTCGCCTCACGCGGGTACACGGTGCACTCCTCTGTCGGGCCGTTCGTCTCGAGGGTGTAGTCGAGGTCGAATTCCGGCCAGCGGTCGCGCGAGGTGAACTCGGAAGTTGCCGCGCCGTTCGTCCATTCGGACTCGCTGAGGTCGTATTCGTTTCCGCTCATGGTTGGGGTCTCCGTTCACGCCGGGTCGTCGGCGCTTACTCCATCCAAGAACACATACCACCTTTCCTATACACTGACTAATCTAACCGTTAATTCCGTTCGAAGGACTGAAACGGTCTGAAACGATTCGGAAGCGACTGTAAGGATAGGCTAAAAACGCAAGACGCTAGCGCTCTGTGTGAGTTTCACAGTCGAACCCGCCACGAATTAACGGTTTTGCGATATGTCTCCGGGCACACGGGGGCACTTCGTACCAACCGGGTTCGATGTCGCGCGCGACGGAAACCTCGACCTTGCCCGGCGCGGTCGTCCCACAGTCGCGACAGCGATAGCCCTGGTTCGCGCCCGCAGACTTCATTCGCCGGTCGCACCCGGGACACGTGGGCGTTTCGAGCGCGGTGGTCTGCACGGCGCGAACTGCGAATTTCTCGAGTTTCAGCGTGCCGTCGCTGCATTCGCCACACACCACGAGGTCGTCGCCGACCCGCAAGTTTCGGACGTGGTCGCGAAACCGCTTCGTCGGCTCGAATGCCGCACACTGCAGGCGATTAATCCCGGCTTGAATCTCGAAGAAGACGTGGCCGCCCTCCCGCGTTTCCGGTGGGGTGGTAACGACCCCCGAAAGGCGGTACGAGCGGCCGTTTTTTGCAGTGGAAATGGTACCCTCTCGGAGGTGAGCGTCGGTGCCCTGGTTGGTCACGAACAGGGCCGTCTCGGCGACCGGTTCACTCTCGATGGCGGCGGCGACTTCCCGGACGGCGTCGGGGTCGTCGCCACGGATGCCGTAGAGGATGGGACCGGGCGTGTGGGGCACGCAAACGGCCTGCCCCTCCACTTCGTCCACCGTGTCCCAGACCGCTGGATAACCGGCTTCCGCCGCGGCAAACACGGAATCGTAGTCGATGTCACGCTCCGTTCCCCACCGCCCGCGGGGTCTATAAGAGATGTGCTCGTAGGTCCACTCTGAGAAGGTGTCCCACGCGCCGACGGCGGCGAGCGCCCCGATGAGGCCCCGTCCCTGCTTCCACTCAGCATGAAGGAAGCCGGCCTGCTCGATGAGCGCGCGGGCGTCGTCGATTTCGTGAAAGTCGCGGACTGCGGCCCGAGCAAAGTCGATAACATCCGCAGAGACGGCATCATCGGGACAGACGACCACGCCGGGATTCGTGCGCGGGTCTGCGGTTTCGGCCGAGGATTCGACCTCGTCGCGGGCGAGTTCGAGGGCCGCCTCCGGGTCGCAGTCAGTGTGGATGCAGAGAGCGGCGTTACCCCGGGTTTTGTGCTTGACAGCAGGATTCAGCCGCACGAGGAGGAGTCGGTCAACGTCGTTGCCAGCCTCGCGGATGCGGCGTGCGACCCGGGCAGCGGCGTAGGTCGTACACATCCCGCGGTCGCGTGAATCCGTGTCGTCGAGGCCAACGAGCGTCACATCGAGGCGTTGTCGGTGCGCGAATTTCCCGGTTTCGGACCGGGGACAGAATATATCAATCTATCCCCACAGACCGGGCAAATCGCCCGAAGGAGTGGGTTTTCGAGTGGCACAACGCATATATGGCAGGAATAGCTTATTATTGTCCATGTCACGGTCAGCACTGGTCGAGAACGTGACCGCAATGCTCGCCGACGCGGGCTTTACGGTGAGCGACCGGTGTGCCATCCGTCCGAAAAGCTTCGACGTGGCGGCCCGCCGGCACGATGACCTCATCCTGGTCAAGATTCTCGGCAACATCGACGCCCTCGACGCACACACGGGCATCGAGATGCGTCGCCTCGGGCAGTTTCTGGACGCGACACCCCTCGTATTGGGCCTCAGAACCCGCGACGAGGACCTGAAACCCGGGGTCGTCTACTTCCGACACGGCGTCCCCGTCGTCAGCCCGGACACCGCGATGGACCTCTTCGTCGAAGGGGTTCCGCCGCTCATCTACGCTGCACCGGGCGGCCTGTACGTAAACATCGACGCCGAAGTGCTCGCAGACGCCCGCGAGGAACAGGGCTGGAGCCTGGGACAACTGGCCACCGAACTCGGCGTCTCGCGGCGCACCGTCTCGAAGTACGAAGACGGCATGAACGCGAGCGTCGAGGTCGCGGCCCACTTAGAAGAACTGTTCAACCGACCACTCACGAGTCCCGTCGAGATGCTCGCGGAGGAACTCGACGAACAGGAGCGCGAACCCGACACCGCGGCGGTCGACCCGGACGACGAGCAACTCGTGACCATCCTCACGCGGGTCGGCTACCAGGTCCACCCGACCGCTCGCGCCCCGTTCAAGACCGTAAGCGAGACCGACAACCGCGAAGACCGCGTGCTCACTGGCCACTCCGCGTTCACCAAAACCGCAGAAAAGCGCGCTCGCATCATGAGTTCGCTCGGCGAAGTCACCCGCACCCGGTCTGTGTACGTCGTCGACCGCGCGAAACGCGAATCGGTCGAGCACACGGCCATCATCGAGCGCGATGAAATCGCCCGCATCGACGACCCCGACGACCTACGTGACCTCATCTACGAGCGCACGAAGCGCTCTGGCTCTGAGGCCTGAGTCACTCAGGTTGTTTTTCTCGGGCCTGCGCTCGCTCTTCGACGTTTTCGAGCGTTTCAGTGTCGAGCAGTCGCTCTAGCTTGCGCTCGAACT
This sequence is a window from Haladaptatus sp. QDMS2. Protein-coding genes within it:
- a CDS encoding gamma-glutamylcyclotransferase family protein, producing MDVFVYGTLTERKTVEDVVSSYEFFGDAVLEGLKVVSGNYLTLGPAPGSEVEGKLLRTADIRSLDAYEGVESGLYVRVDVPGPDRDIALYVGDPERLAVSEPVEWPGSGSFEARVTRYLQEKPIQVRPRE
- the citZ gene encoding citrate synthase, with amino-acid sequence MSDELKKGLEGVLVAESSLSFIDGDAGKLVYRGYTIEDLARNTSYEEVLYLLWHGDLPTEDELAEFADAMTTEREIADGLMAEIRELAEQDEQPMAALRTLVSALSAYDPDAEDDVDPTDYDANLRKARRITAKIPTILAAYNRIRNGNDPVEPRQDLSHAANFLYMLNDEEPDEVKEDVFDQALVLHADHGLNASTFSAMVTASTLTDLHSAITSAIGTLAGGLHGGANANVMKMLKEVDESGKEPTQWVKDALENGRRVPGFGHRVYNVKDPRAKILGEQSESLGEAAGDMKWYDYSVAIEEYVSDEKGLAPNVDFYSATTYYQMGIPIDIYTPIFAMSRAGGWIAHVLEQYEDNRLIRPRSRYVGEKDLTVTPLDER
- a CDS encoding potassium channel family protein — protein: MSDEVGYEPVSVKQVLAEMKDIAELLIDLSYSAVLLGSDEVAEEVLVLEERMDVLQMQARMSLLMAARSPEDAEALAPVLGVVGAAEKISDAAGDIAKVVLEDIGLPDAMRAAIPEAVETLVRVTITDDSLLDGISLGRENIETETGVRIIALRRSGTWLLNPDHETKLAAGDVILLRGPEEGVAQVFEQASGRAYVPPTPPEPGIEDLERAVDSIVLMKNMAELAVDLAYGSVLFDSAEVAEEVVELEAEVDALQSRFEAWVLQAASRVDDPVQLRGLVHLARSTEVISDAALEISEGVLRGLGTHPVVEQAVLESDEVIVRLNVAEGSDLDGVTLRDKMVKTETGMRVIAVHRRNKTHDARGVPDEWVVSPGPLTALHGGDVLIAKGTRTGAERLAQLAGQDSLDNL
- a CDS encoding succinylglutamate desuccinylase/aspartoacylase family protein; this translates as MTTLGTAVAEPGEMDVGRLAVGELRDGSPLRLPVAVINGASEGKTLYIQAASDGDELNGVGVLKTFVPQLDPAELTGTILLVGIVNYHGFQVAQHRNPIDDTKMNRAYPGDKRGTSSERIAAATFEVASQADYVLDLHQGSTSRMINETRVRCGRRHHLHDECLELARVFGCGHVLDQKGPNGQLARAAPDKGIPTIDPELGGAVGWDEQSIGIGVRGIYNVLRYYGFLDGDVDVEPQTRARGFRQFGAPAGGVVTFEKELGEWVAPGDTLFRVTDVFGTVKEIVESDTDGIFWRTRRLPQVATGEYVCSVGVDIDEI
- a CDS encoding threonine synthase, whose product is MLACPACDRTYESGPDEPWRCTCGHALEFAERPLPDGPAPDPVALDTRPGLWTFTDFLPMDSLVTLGEGWTPLVDAPDWNAQFKLEYVFPTGSFKDRGATTTLSQAKALGVETVIEDSSGNAGAAIATYAARAGIDAEIYVPASVKPAKRRAIERAGATVIPVEGSREAVTDACIEAVERGEGWYASHAWNPTFFAGTQTVAFEIAAQRDWDVPDAVVLPLGHGTLFLGAYRGFKALLDAGWTDEMPRLLGAQAAGFAPIADELHGDSGEQNDVADGIQIREPARKDQILEAIRETGGDAIAVGEAETARELENLHRAGFYVEPTCAAAPAALSVYRERGELADSDDVVVPLTGSGLKMR
- a CDS encoding tRNA(Ile)(2)-agmatinylcytidine synthase, coding for MTLVGLDDTDSRDRGMCTTYAAARVARRIREAGNDVDRLLLVRLNPAVKHKTRGNAALCIHTDCDPEAALELARDEVESSAETADPRTNPGVVVCPDDAVSADVIDFARAAVRDFHEIDDARALIEQAGFLHAEWKQGRGLIGALAAVGAWDTFSEWTYEHISYRPRGRWGTERDIDYDSVFAAAEAGYPAVWDTVDEVEGQAVCVPHTPGPILYGIRGDDPDAVREVAAAIESEPVAETALFVTNQGTDAHLREGTISTAKNGRSYRLSGVVTTPPETREGGHVFFEIQAGINRLQCAAFEPTKRFRDHVRNLRVGDDLVVCGECSDGTLKLEKFAVRAVQTTALETPTCPGCDRRMKSAGANQGYRCRDCGTTAPGKVEVSVARDIEPGWYEVPPCARRHIAKPLIRGGFDCETHTER
- a CDS encoding transcriptional regulator → MSRSALVENVTAMLADAGFTVSDRCAIRPKSFDVAARRHDDLILVKILGNIDALDAHTGIEMRRLGQFLDATPLVLGLRTRDEDLKPGVVYFRHGVPVVSPDTAMDLFVEGVPPLIYAAPGGLYVNIDAEVLADAREEQGWSLGQLATELGVSRRTVSKYEDGMNASVEVAAHLEELFNRPLTSPVEMLAEELDEQEREPDTAAVDPDDEQLVTILTRVGYQVHPTARAPFKTVSETDNREDRVLTGHSAFTKTAEKRARIMSSLGEVTRTRSVYVVDRAKRESVEHTAIIERDEIARIDDPDDLRDLIYERTKRSGSEA